From Procambarus clarkii isolate CNS0578487 unplaced genomic scaffold, FALCON_Pclarkii_2.0 HiC_scaffold_391, whole genome shotgun sequence, a single genomic window includes:
- the LOC138361451 gene encoding tol-Pal system protein TolA-like produces the protein MALGASGGLTLAAPGHSATGRGPEGLSAPIGGRAEKALAEKDAAEKAAGGLRASAEKAVAEKNAAEKAEQEFWASAEKALVEKDAAEMAAGVLRASAEKAVAEKNAAEKELRASAEKALAEKDAAEKAAGKLRASAEKAVAEKNAAEKAEQEFWASAEKALAEKDAAEKAAGGLRASAEKAVAEKNAAEKAEQEFWASAEKALVEKDAAEMAAGVLRASAEKAVAEKNAAEKAEQEFRASAKKALAEKDAAEKAEQELRASAEKALMS, from the exons ATGGCACTAGGTGCCTCTGGTGGGCTTACACTTGCGGCACCAGGACATTCTGCGACAGGTAGAGGACCTGAAGGCCTAAGTGCACCAATTGGGGGGCGAGCCG agaaggctttggcggaaaaggacgcggccgagaaggcagcagggggattaagggcctcggcagaaaaGGCAGTGGCAGAAAAGAACGCGGCCGAGAAAGCGGAACAGGAATtttgggcctcggcagagaaggctttggtggaaaaggacgcggccgagatgGCAGCAGGGgtcttaagggcctcggcagaaaaggcagtggcagaaaagaacgcggccgagaag gaattaagggcctcggcagagaaagctttggcggaaaaagacgcggccgagaaggcagcAGGGAAATTAAGGGCCTCCGCAGAAAAGGCAGTGGCAGAAAagaacgcggccgagaaggcggaacaggaattttgggcctcggcagagaaggctttggcggaaaaggacgcggccgagaaggcagcagggggattaagggcctcggcagaaaaGGCAGTGGCAGAAAAGAACGCGGCCGAGAAAGCGGAACAGGAATtttgggcctcggcagagaaggctttggtggaaaaggacgcggccgagatgGCAGCAGGGgtcttaagggcctcggcagaaaaggcagtggcagaaaagaacgcggccgagaaggcggaacaggaatttaGGGCCTCGGCAAAgaaggctttggcggaaaaggacgcggccgagaaggcggaacaggaattaagggcctcggcagagaaagctttg atgtcatag